In Calonectris borealis chromosome 29, bCalBor7.hap1.2, whole genome shotgun sequence, one genomic interval encodes:
- the IGSF9 gene encoding protein turtle homolog A isoform X2: MRWWLRAAVLSLLAGAEGSGQSESQAAVGRVGGSTVLGCDLLDAHEARPPLYVIEWVRFGFVLPIFIKFGLYSPRVDPEYLGRVRIEEGASLRIDLLRAEDQGWYECRVLFLDQHSTDADFQNGTWIHLTVNAPPTFLETPPALVEVRDQDTLSLTCMAVGNPQPVVTWKRSDLAVQSGDTVQCRVPESVLSLGGRAMCPVPLQVRNGTLSIAVVERASAGTYTCHASSKEGTIIHTTRVLVQGPPIIVVPPQNVTVNVSQDAFLACQAEAYPGNLTYTWFKGSSNVFHLSHLQARVRILVDGSLLLQRTTPDDTGEYTCIPSNGLWKPPSASAFVTVLYPAQVTTMLPETHLPKGMQGVIQCPARANPPLLSVSWTRDGRPLELDKLPGWSMRPDGSIVIATGNDDVLGVYTCTPYNSYGTAGESQPTRVLLKDPPAFTVRPKEEYFQEVGRELVIPCTAHGDPPPTVTWLKVGSAGKSGAQVDGNSSLVFRPLIKEQHGVWECTATNQVASVSTATSVHVLGTSPHAVTNVSVLPLLLAANITWEPGFDGGYFQRFSVWYTPLVKHPPRAHHDWVSLSVPVGAQHLLVENLQPDVSYQFSVLAQNKLGSGPFSQIVTSVPRGFPVTTVPPELPAMTMRVFLSPPQALTANETVRGVLLQWEPPAQFSVALSGYALELRQDKGGWEVLDRSIPSTKTQVLVPGLIKDAFYEFRLVAFAGSYISDPSNTVNVSTAGMEVYPSRTQLPELLPQPVLAGVIGGICFLSVAVIFSTMAACIMNRRRAARVQKRRQDPPLVFSPSKKLPPPHNSRGSGSPDSTVKLKLQPSPYQSLRRTLLWGEKAGTSLGLSIAGAGSQYAMYESHVGEHVPLERISRGPDGRFVVETDTRPQEIGFGVLPYAEPELYPQRDPPGPQPQPYLQLPTEEEPLWCKGVSLRPRPTGQAPRGARAASYRQGRYFGYGSSSPVDEAAALCIINISPVASAATLPYSTMEELRDSPGSAGPCQSTASALWDSLPLEGSPRPPISPPASPSRGCSWQLAAPPAQSGILQYLSLPFFKEMCVDGDWPPPEEQAEPSHAGGQPEPADSPPPAPPGAGGSPQRMGRTLCPDCIDTCANATSPPAAGFLKPPRLPVGPAKAALPGTAAWPGFPSPRPPPQPAHRLLASGGRTEGMPSARTAEPGWPPGRPPDPAPLEKLLRGSLTSQSSGRGSASFLRPPSLAPSLGGNCLGTPLGDGGSCHSGGSAVEEGRARTDPALGGTGKRRNTSVDENYEWDAEFALESDILEALQLYRSGDPARPVSTIALRDLERQKPGGGSSPVSSVSAEALAAAGGPPERGTALRQELAASRRRKEVARQRLGPRGCCAERFELATLL; this comes from the exons ATGCGGTGGTGGCTGCGCGCCGCCGTCCTCAGCCTGCTCGCCggcgctgagg GCAGCGGCCAGAGCGAGTCCCAGGCCGCGGTGGGGCGAGTCGGGGGGAGCACGGTGCTGGGCTGCGACCTCCTGGACGCCCACGAGGCCCGTCCCCCTCTCTACGTGATCGAGTGGGTCCGCTTCGGCTTCGTCCTCCCCATCTTCATCAAGTTCGGGCTCTACTCGCCGCGAGTGGACCCGGAGTACCTCG GTCGCGTGCGGATTGAGGAAGGTGCCTCGCTGCGCATCGACCTCCTGCGTGCTGAGGACCAAGGCTGGTACGAGTGCCGCGTGCTCTTCCTTGACCAGCACAGCACTGACGCTGACTTCCAGAACGGCACCTGGATCCACCTCACCGTCAACG CACCCCCCACCTTCCTGGAGACTCCCCCCGCACTCGTGGAGGTGCGGGACCAAGACACGCTGAGCCTTACCTGCATGGCTGTCGGCAACCCCCAGCCTGTTGTCACCTGGAAGAGGAGCGACCTGGCTGTCCAGAGCGGGGACACAGTGCAG TGCCGTGTTCCTGAGAGTGTCCTGTCCCTTGGTGGCCGTGCCATGTGCCCGGTGCCATTGCAGGTGAGGAACGGGACGCTGAGCATCGCTGTCGTGGAGCGTGCCAGCGCGGGCACCTACACCTGCCATGCTTCCAGCAAGGAGGGCACCATCATCCACACCACCCGCGTGCTTGTGCAGG GGCCACCTATCATCGTGGTGCCACCCCAGAACGTCACCGTCAATGTCTCCCAAGATGCCTTTCTGGCGTGCCAGGCTGAGGCATACCCGGGAAATCTCACCTACACCTGGTTCAAAGGCAGCAGCAACGTCTTCCACCTCAG ccACCTCCAGGCTCGGGTCCGCATCCTGGTGGACGGGAGTCTCTTGCTCCAGCGAACAACCCCGGATGACACCGGCGAATACACCTGCATCCCCAGCAACGGGCTGTGGAAGCCGCCTTCTGCCTCGGCCTTTGTCACAGTGCTGT ATCCGGCGCAGGTGACCACCATGCTCCCAGAGACCCACCTGCCCAAGGGGATGCAGGGTGTGATCCAGTGCCCTGCCAGGGCCAACCCCCCTCTGCTCTCCGTCAGCTGGACGAGGGATGGGCGCCCACTGGAGCTGGACAAG CTCCCTGGCTGGTCCATGAGACCGGACGGCTCCATCGTCATTGCCACGGGGAACGACGATGTGCTGGGAGTGTACACGTGTACGCCGTACAACAGCTACGGCACCGCTGGCGAGTCCCAGCCCACGCGTGTCCTGCTGAAG GACCCCCCCGCCTTCACGGTGCGTCCCAAGGAGGAATACTTCCAGGAGGTGGGCCGGGAGCTGGTGATCCCCTGCACAGCCCATGGGGATCCCCCCCCAACTGTCACCTGGCTGAAG GTAGGCAGCGCGGGGAAGAGCGGCGCCCAGGTAGATGGGAACAGCAGCCTCGTCTTCCGCCCCCTCATCAAGGAGCAGCACGGGGTCTGGGAGTGCACGGCCACCAACCAGGTGGCCAGCGTCAGCACTGCCACATCCGTCCACGTGCTGG GTACCAGTCCTCATGCTGTCACCAACGTCTCTGTGCTCCCGCTCCTGCTGGCAGCCAACATAACCTGGGAGCCAGGGTTTGATGGAGGTTATTTCCAGAGGTTCAGCGTCTGGTACACACCGCT AGTGAAGCATCCGCCCCGCGCCCATCATGACTGGGTGTCGCTCTCTGTGCCGGTGGGGGCTCAGCACCTCTTGGTGGAGAATCTGCAGCCAGATGTGAGCTACCAGTTCAGCGTCCTGGCCCAGAACAAGCTGGGCAGTGGCCCCTTCAGCCAGATtgtcacctctgtgcccaggg GCTTCCCAGTGACCACAGTGCCTCCAGAGCTGCCGGCCATGACCATGCGCGTCTTCCTGTCCCCGCCGCAGGCCCTGACCGCCAACGAGACTGTGCGCGGGGTCCTGCTGCAGTGGGAGCCCCCAGCTCAGTTCTCGGTGGCGCTGAGCGGCTACGCACTGGAGCTGCGGCAGGACAAGGGTGGCTGGGAGGTGCTGGACCGCTCCATCCCCAGCACGAAGACCCAGGTCCTGGTGCCCGGACTTATCAAG GACGCCTTCTATGAGTTCCGACTGGTGGCCTTTGCTGGCAGCTACATCAGCGATCCCAGCAATACGGTGAACGTCTCCACAGCAG GCATGGAAGTGTATCCGTCTCGCACCCAGCTGCCGGAGCTCCTGCCGCAGCCGGTGCTGGCCGGGGTCATCGGAGGGATCTGCTTCCTCAGCGTGGCTGTCATCTTCAGCACCATGGCCGCCTGCATTATGAACCGCCGGCGTGCTGCCCGGGTCCAGAAGCGAAGGCAAG ATCCACCACTCGTCTTCTCCCCCAGCAAGAAGCTTCCACCTCCACA CAATTCTCGTGGCTCTGGTAGCCCAGACAGCACCGTGAAGCTGAAGCTGCAGCCGTCTCCCTACCAGAGCCTGCGCCGGACGCTGCTGTGGGGCGAGAAGGCCGGCACCAGCCTGGGTCTCAGCATTGCCGGGGCCGGCTCCCAGTACGCCATGTATGAGAGCCACGTCGGGGAGCACGTGCCCCTGGAGCGGATCTCCCGTGGCCCCGATGGCCGCTTCGTGGTGGAGACCGACACGCGGCCTCAGGAGATTGGCTTCGGGGTGCTGCCCTATGCTGAGCCGGAGCTGTACCCCCAGCGGGACCCCCCTGGGCCCCAGCCACAGCCCTACCTCCAGCTGCCCACGGAGGAGGAGCCCCTCTGGTGCAAGGGGGTCTCGCTGCGCCCCCGGCCCACGGGGCAGGCCCCCCGGGGAGCCCGGGCCGCCAGCTACCGCCAGGGCCGCTACTTTGGCtacggcagcagcagccccgtgGATGAGGCCGCGGCGTTGTGCATCATCAACATCAGCCCCGTGGCCTCTGCCGCAACTCTGCCTTACAGCACCATGGAGGAGCTGCGCGacagccccggcagcgccgggcccTGCCAGAGCACTGCTAGTGCCCTGTGGGACTCGCTGCCCCTCGAGGGCTCCCCCCGGCCACCCATCAGccccccggcctcccccagcCGCGGGTGCAGCTGGCAGCTGGCCGCCCCCCCTGCCCAGAGCGGGATCCTCCAGTACCTGAGCCTGCCCTTCTTCAAGGAGATGTGCGTCGATGGCGACTGGCCGCCCCCGGAGGAGCAGGCTGAGCCCAGCCATGCCGGCGGCCAGCCAGAGCCCGCTGACagcccgccgcctgccccgccgggggctgggggctccccgcAGCGCATGGGGCGGACGCTGTGCCCGGACTGCATTGACACATGTGCCAACGCCACCTCCCCCCCGGCTGCCGGTTTCCTCAAGCCCCCCAGGCTGCCGGTGGGTCCTGCCAAGGCCGCGCTGCCTGGCACCGCTGCCTGGCCCGGCTTCCCCagcccgcggccccccccccagccggcTCACCGCCTCCTCGCCAGCGGCGGCAGGACTGAAGGCATGCCCTCAGCACGCACCGCGGAGCCCGGCTGGCCACCGGGCAGGCCACCGGACCCTGCCCCCTTGGAGAAGCTGCTGCGGGGCAGCTTGACCAGCCAGAGCAGCGGCCGGGGCAGCGCCTCCTTCCTGCGGCCCCCCTCCCTGGCACCGTCCCTGGGGGGCAACTGCCTGGGAACCCCCCTTGGGGACGGGGGGAGCTGCCACAGCGGAGGCTCGGCggtggaggagggcagggcgaggacAGATCCGGCCCTCGGCGGCACCGGAAAGAG GAGGAACACCTCGGTGGACGAGAACTACGAGTGGGATGCGGAGTTCGCCCTGGAGTCGGATATCCTCGAGGCGCTGCAGCTCTACCGCAGCGGGGACCCGGCACGGCCCGTCTCCACCATCGCCCTGCGCGACCTGGAGCGGCAGA agcccggcggcggctcctcccctGTGAGCTCGGTGTCGGCGGAGGCGTTGGCGGCGGCAGGCGGTCCCCCGGAGCGCGGCACGGCCCTGCGCCAGGAGCTGGCGGCGTCCCGGCGCCGCAAGGAGGTGGCCCGGCAGCGGTTGGGCCCCCGCGGGTGCTGCGCTGAGCGCTTCGAGCTGGCCACGCTGCTCTAg
- the IGSF9 gene encoding protein turtle homolog A isoform X3, translated as MRWWLRAAVLSLLAGAEGSGQSESQAAVGRVGGSTVLGCDLLDAHEARPPLYVIEWVRFGFVLPIFIKFGLYSPRVDPEYLGRVRIEEGASLRIDLLRAEDQGWYECRVLFLDQHSTDADFQNGTWIHLTVNAPPTFLETPPALVEVRDQDTLSLTCMAVGNPQPVVTWKRSDLAVQSGDTVQVRNGTLSIAVVERASAGTYTCHASSKEGTIIHTTRVLVQGPPIIVVPPQNVTVNVSQDAFLACQAEAYPGNLTYTWFKGSSNVFHLSHLQARVRILVDGSLLLQRTTPDDTGEYTCIPSNGLWKPPSASAFVTVLYPAQVTTMLPETHLPKGMQGVIQCPARANPPLLSVSWTRDGRPLELDKLPGWSMRPDGSIVIATGNDDVLGVYTCTPYNSYGTAGESQPTRVLLKDPPAFTVRPKEEYFQEVGRELVIPCTAHGDPPPTVTWLKVGSAGKSGAQVDGNSSLVFRPLIKEQHGVWECTATNQVASVSTATSVHVLGTSPHAVTNVSVLPLLLAANITWEPGFDGGYFQRFSVWYTPLVKHPPRAHHDWVSLSVPVGAQHLLVENLQPDVSYQFSVLAQNKLGSGPFSQIVTSVPRAYPFSSGFPVTTVPPELPAMTMRVFLSPPQALTANETVRGVLLQWEPPAQFSVALSGYALELRQDKGGWEVLDRSIPSTKTQVLVPGLIKDAFYEFRLVAFAGSYISDPSNTVNVSTAGMEVYPSRTQLPELLPQPVLAGVIGGICFLSVAVIFSTMAACIMNRRRAARVQKRRQDPPLVFSPSKKLPPPHNSRGSGSPDSTVKLKLQPSPYQSLRRTLLWGEKAGTSLGLSIAGAGSQYAMYESHVGEHVPLERISRGPDGRFVVETDTRPQEIGFGVLPYAEPELYPQRDPPGPQPQPYLQLPTEEEPLWCKGVSLRPRPTGQAPRGARAASYRQGRYFGYGSSSPVDEAAALCIINISPVASAATLPYSTMEELRDSPGSAGPCQSTASALWDSLPLEGSPRPPISPPASPSRGCSWQLAAPPAQSGILQYLSLPFFKEMCVDGDWPPPEEQAEPSHAGGQPEPADSPPPAPPGAGGSPQRMGRTLCPDCIDTCANATSPPAAGFLKPPRLPVGPAKAALPGTAAWPGFPSPRPPPQPAHRLLASGGRTEGMPSARTAEPGWPPGRPPDPAPLEKLLRGSLTSQSSGRGSASFLRPPSLAPSLGGNCLGTPLGDGGSCHSGGSAVEEGRARTDPALGGTGKRRNTSVDENYEWDAEFALESDILEALQLYRSGDPARPVSTIALRDLERQKPGGGSSPVSSVSAEALAAAGGPPERGTALRQELAASRRRKEVARQRLGPRGCCAERFELATLL; from the exons ATGCGGTGGTGGCTGCGCGCCGCCGTCCTCAGCCTGCTCGCCggcgctgagg GCAGCGGCCAGAGCGAGTCCCAGGCCGCGGTGGGGCGAGTCGGGGGGAGCACGGTGCTGGGCTGCGACCTCCTGGACGCCCACGAGGCCCGTCCCCCTCTCTACGTGATCGAGTGGGTCCGCTTCGGCTTCGTCCTCCCCATCTTCATCAAGTTCGGGCTCTACTCGCCGCGAGTGGACCCGGAGTACCTCG GTCGCGTGCGGATTGAGGAAGGTGCCTCGCTGCGCATCGACCTCCTGCGTGCTGAGGACCAAGGCTGGTACGAGTGCCGCGTGCTCTTCCTTGACCAGCACAGCACTGACGCTGACTTCCAGAACGGCACCTGGATCCACCTCACCGTCAACG CACCCCCCACCTTCCTGGAGACTCCCCCCGCACTCGTGGAGGTGCGGGACCAAGACACGCTGAGCCTTACCTGCATGGCTGTCGGCAACCCCCAGCCTGTTGTCACCTGGAAGAGGAGCGACCTGGCTGTCCAGAGCGGGGACACAGTGCAG GTGAGGAACGGGACGCTGAGCATCGCTGTCGTGGAGCGTGCCAGCGCGGGCACCTACACCTGCCATGCTTCCAGCAAGGAGGGCACCATCATCCACACCACCCGCGTGCTTGTGCAGG GGCCACCTATCATCGTGGTGCCACCCCAGAACGTCACCGTCAATGTCTCCCAAGATGCCTTTCTGGCGTGCCAGGCTGAGGCATACCCGGGAAATCTCACCTACACCTGGTTCAAAGGCAGCAGCAACGTCTTCCACCTCAG ccACCTCCAGGCTCGGGTCCGCATCCTGGTGGACGGGAGTCTCTTGCTCCAGCGAACAACCCCGGATGACACCGGCGAATACACCTGCATCCCCAGCAACGGGCTGTGGAAGCCGCCTTCTGCCTCGGCCTTTGTCACAGTGCTGT ATCCGGCGCAGGTGACCACCATGCTCCCAGAGACCCACCTGCCCAAGGGGATGCAGGGTGTGATCCAGTGCCCTGCCAGGGCCAACCCCCCTCTGCTCTCCGTCAGCTGGACGAGGGATGGGCGCCCACTGGAGCTGGACAAG CTCCCTGGCTGGTCCATGAGACCGGACGGCTCCATCGTCATTGCCACGGGGAACGACGATGTGCTGGGAGTGTACACGTGTACGCCGTACAACAGCTACGGCACCGCTGGCGAGTCCCAGCCCACGCGTGTCCTGCTGAAG GACCCCCCCGCCTTCACGGTGCGTCCCAAGGAGGAATACTTCCAGGAGGTGGGCCGGGAGCTGGTGATCCCCTGCACAGCCCATGGGGATCCCCCCCCAACTGTCACCTGGCTGAAG GTAGGCAGCGCGGGGAAGAGCGGCGCCCAGGTAGATGGGAACAGCAGCCTCGTCTTCCGCCCCCTCATCAAGGAGCAGCACGGGGTCTGGGAGTGCACGGCCACCAACCAGGTGGCCAGCGTCAGCACTGCCACATCCGTCCACGTGCTGG GTACCAGTCCTCATGCTGTCACCAACGTCTCTGTGCTCCCGCTCCTGCTGGCAGCCAACATAACCTGGGAGCCAGGGTTTGATGGAGGTTATTTCCAGAGGTTCAGCGTCTGGTACACACCGCT AGTGAAGCATCCGCCCCGCGCCCATCATGACTGGGTGTCGCTCTCTGTGCCGGTGGGGGCTCAGCACCTCTTGGTGGAGAATCTGCAGCCAGATGTGAGCTACCAGTTCAGCGTCCTGGCCCAGAACAAGCTGGGCAGTGGCCCCTTCAGCCAGATtgtcacctctgtgcccaggg CATACCCTTTCTCCTCAGGCTTCCCAGTGACCACAGTGCCTCCAGAGCTGCCGGCCATGACCATGCGCGTCTTCCTGTCCCCGCCGCAGGCCCTGACCGCCAACGAGACTGTGCGCGGGGTCCTGCTGCAGTGGGAGCCCCCAGCTCAGTTCTCGGTGGCGCTGAGCGGCTACGCACTGGAGCTGCGGCAGGACAAGGGTGGCTGGGAGGTGCTGGACCGCTCCATCCCCAGCACGAAGACCCAGGTCCTGGTGCCCGGACTTATCAAG GACGCCTTCTATGAGTTCCGACTGGTGGCCTTTGCTGGCAGCTACATCAGCGATCCCAGCAATACGGTGAACGTCTCCACAGCAG GCATGGAAGTGTATCCGTCTCGCACCCAGCTGCCGGAGCTCCTGCCGCAGCCGGTGCTGGCCGGGGTCATCGGAGGGATCTGCTTCCTCAGCGTGGCTGTCATCTTCAGCACCATGGCCGCCTGCATTATGAACCGCCGGCGTGCTGCCCGGGTCCAGAAGCGAAGGCAAG ATCCACCACTCGTCTTCTCCCCCAGCAAGAAGCTTCCACCTCCACA CAATTCTCGTGGCTCTGGTAGCCCAGACAGCACCGTGAAGCTGAAGCTGCAGCCGTCTCCCTACCAGAGCCTGCGCCGGACGCTGCTGTGGGGCGAGAAGGCCGGCACCAGCCTGGGTCTCAGCATTGCCGGGGCCGGCTCCCAGTACGCCATGTATGAGAGCCACGTCGGGGAGCACGTGCCCCTGGAGCGGATCTCCCGTGGCCCCGATGGCCGCTTCGTGGTGGAGACCGACACGCGGCCTCAGGAGATTGGCTTCGGGGTGCTGCCCTATGCTGAGCCGGAGCTGTACCCCCAGCGGGACCCCCCTGGGCCCCAGCCACAGCCCTACCTCCAGCTGCCCACGGAGGAGGAGCCCCTCTGGTGCAAGGGGGTCTCGCTGCGCCCCCGGCCCACGGGGCAGGCCCCCCGGGGAGCCCGGGCCGCCAGCTACCGCCAGGGCCGCTACTTTGGCtacggcagcagcagccccgtgGATGAGGCCGCGGCGTTGTGCATCATCAACATCAGCCCCGTGGCCTCTGCCGCAACTCTGCCTTACAGCACCATGGAGGAGCTGCGCGacagccccggcagcgccgggcccTGCCAGAGCACTGCTAGTGCCCTGTGGGACTCGCTGCCCCTCGAGGGCTCCCCCCGGCCACCCATCAGccccccggcctcccccagcCGCGGGTGCAGCTGGCAGCTGGCCGCCCCCCCTGCCCAGAGCGGGATCCTCCAGTACCTGAGCCTGCCCTTCTTCAAGGAGATGTGCGTCGATGGCGACTGGCCGCCCCCGGAGGAGCAGGCTGAGCCCAGCCATGCCGGCGGCCAGCCAGAGCCCGCTGACagcccgccgcctgccccgccgggggctgggggctccccgcAGCGCATGGGGCGGACGCTGTGCCCGGACTGCATTGACACATGTGCCAACGCCACCTCCCCCCCGGCTGCCGGTTTCCTCAAGCCCCCCAGGCTGCCGGTGGGTCCTGCCAAGGCCGCGCTGCCTGGCACCGCTGCCTGGCCCGGCTTCCCCagcccgcggccccccccccagccggcTCACCGCCTCCTCGCCAGCGGCGGCAGGACTGAAGGCATGCCCTCAGCACGCACCGCGGAGCCCGGCTGGCCACCGGGCAGGCCACCGGACCCTGCCCCCTTGGAGAAGCTGCTGCGGGGCAGCTTGACCAGCCAGAGCAGCGGCCGGGGCAGCGCCTCCTTCCTGCGGCCCCCCTCCCTGGCACCGTCCCTGGGGGGCAACTGCCTGGGAACCCCCCTTGGGGACGGGGGGAGCTGCCACAGCGGAGGCTCGGCggtggaggagggcagggcgaggacAGATCCGGCCCTCGGCGGCACCGGAAAGAG GAGGAACACCTCGGTGGACGAGAACTACGAGTGGGATGCGGAGTTCGCCCTGGAGTCGGATATCCTCGAGGCGCTGCAGCTCTACCGCAGCGGGGACCCGGCACGGCCCGTCTCCACCATCGCCCTGCGCGACCTGGAGCGGCAGA agcccggcggcggctcctcccctGTGAGCTCGGTGTCGGCGGAGGCGTTGGCGGCGGCAGGCGGTCCCCCGGAGCGCGGCACGGCCCTGCGCCAGGAGCTGGCGGCGTCCCGGCGCCGCAAGGAGGTGGCCCGGCAGCGGTTGGGCCCCCGCGGGTGCTGCGCTGAGCGCTTCGAGCTGGCCACGCTGCTCTAg